The sequence GGCCTCCTCGGGGGAGGCGCAGGCGTCGCGCACCCTCGTCGACGAAGCAATCCGGCGCTTCGGCAACCCGGTGCAAGAAGTCCGCCGCCTGGAGTAGCCGCCGTGTTCAACATGCAGAAGATGATGAAGCAGGTTCAGAAAGTCCAGGCGGACATGGCCCGCGCGCAGGAGGAACTCGCGCAGGAACGCGTCGAGGCGACCGCGGGCGGCGGCGTGGTCCGCGCCGTCGCGAACGGCCACGGCGATCTGCTCGAGGTGAAGATCGACCCCGCCG comes from bacterium and encodes:
- a CDS encoding YbaB/EbfC family nucleoid-associated protein, translating into MQKMMKQVQKVQADMARAQEELAQERVEATAGGGVVRAVANGHGDLLEVKIDPAAVDPSDVSLLEDLVLAAVGEALRKARELAAERMKAVTGGLSLPGLPGLGP